In a single window of the Pseudomonadota bacterium genome:
- a CDS encoding PA2169 family four-helix-bundle protein, with translation MTNDEIISTLDDLIETSKDGEYGFNTCAEDVKDMQLKKVFTAAAQRCAEGANELQEQVRRLGGDPDKHSSVTGTLHRAWVDIKAAIMGKDELAVLEECERGEDVAKKTYEKALVKGLPEDIRSIVQRQYQGVVENHDRVRDLRNRYRKANPL, from the coding sequence ATGACCAACGACGAGATAATCTCCACACTCGATGACTTGATTGAAACCTCCAAGGATGGGGAATATGGTTTTAACACCTGTGCGGAAGATGTGAAAGACATGCAACTCAAAAAGGTCTTTACGGCGGCGGCACAGCGATGTGCCGAAGGCGCCAACGAACTGCAAGAACAAGTACGCCGCTTAGGTGGAGATCCGGACAAACATAGCAGTGTCACCGGGACCCTCCATCGCGCCTGGGTGGATATCAAAGCGGCAATCATGGGCAAAGACGAGCTGGCTGTGCTCGAGGAATGCGAGCGCGGCGAAGATGTGGCGAAGAAAACCTATGAGAAAGCCTTAGTAAAAGGCTTACCGGAGGATATTCGATCTATCGTTCAGCGGCAGTATCAGGGCGTAGTAGAGAATCATGACCGCGTGCGGGATTTGCGCAACCGGTACCGGAAAGCGAATCCTCTTTGA
- a CDS encoding ATP-binding protein, giving the protein MTKPSTATDGWSSDISGAHGDAASSDSVRADLIGILDTVDLPIVVVGRDFTSARFNRAATAALCLTPSNIGQSPRDIRVLTDLMDLEKLCAQVIADGVPCRREVRHGDGWFLLRIAPYTRRDHQIGGTVLTLTNVTAFRASIEQAIYEREYTKAILHTVIEPLVVLDADLRVQTANRAFYAMFRVSRDETQGVPLYNLKNYDWDTPRLWTLLKETLSDTTEFQTLEVEHNLPAIGRRTLLLDARRLSREGNPGHMILLAFQDISERKHAEEVLREADRRKDEFWATLAHELRGPLAPLRNMLEIMKRADTHGDLIQQARSTMDRQLGQMTRLIDDLLDVSRISRGRIELKLERVELASVVYQAVEACRPLAECHNHEVNVTLPPEPIHLHADPVRLAQVFGNLLNNGCKYTQPGGRIWLSAELARSPEVVVKIKDTGMGIPTDKLDSIFEMFTQVDQTLERSQGGLGIGLTLVKRLVEMHGGSVEAFSEGEGRGSEFVVRLPALIDKLQRQQPSEPTGNERTAMTTRRILVVDDNRDGAASLAMLLKLTGNETYTAHDGLEAVEAAERFRPDVVLLDIGLPKLNGRDAARHIREQPWGENMVLVALTGWGREEDRRKSKDAGFDAHMVKPVDYAALNKLLVSLPSEQGGHLIG; this is encoded by the coding sequence GTGACGAAGCCCTCGACGGCAACGGATGGTTGGTCCAGCGATATCTCCGGGGCGCATGGCGATGCCGCGAGTTCGGACTCGGTCCGCGCCGATCTCATCGGCATCCTCGACACGGTCGATCTTCCCATCGTCGTGGTTGGCCGCGACTTCACTAGCGCCCGTTTCAACCGGGCTGCGACAGCGGCGCTTTGCCTCACGCCATCTAATATTGGCCAATCCCCCCGCGACATCAGAGTGCTCACCGACCTGATGGATCTCGAGAAACTGTGCGCGCAGGTGATCGCCGACGGGGTACCATGCCGGCGCGAAGTTCGGCATGGGGACGGGTGGTTTCTGCTTCGGATTGCCCCGTACACAAGGCGCGATCATCAGATCGGGGGAACCGTGCTCACGTTGACGAACGTGACCGCTTTCCGCGCAAGTATCGAGCAAGCCATTTACGAACGTGAGTACACGAAGGCGATCCTCCATACGGTGATCGAGCCCTTGGTGGTCCTCGACGCCGACCTACGGGTGCAGACGGCCAACCGAGCCTTCTACGCGATGTTCCGGGTCTCGCGTGACGAAACGCAAGGTGTTCCGCTCTACAATCTGAAGAACTACGACTGGGACACTCCCCGGTTATGGACGCTGCTAAAAGAGACCCTTTCCGACACTACTGAGTTCCAGACCCTCGAGGTCGAGCACAACTTGCCGGCGATCGGACGTCGGACGCTCCTGCTCGACGCACGCCGGTTATCTCGAGAAGGTAATCCCGGGCACATGATTCTCCTGGCTTTCCAGGATATTAGCGAGCGTAAGCACGCCGAAGAAGTGCTCCGAGAGGCCGACCGCCGTAAGGACGAGTTCTGGGCGACGTTGGCCCACGAACTGCGAGGCCCGCTCGCCCCGCTCCGCAACATGCTGGAGATCATGAAGCGAGCGGACACCCACGGCGACTTGATCCAGCAGGCCCGCTCCACGATGGACCGGCAGTTGGGCCAGATGACCCGGCTCATTGACGACTTACTCGACGTGAGCCGCATCAGCCGGGGCAGGATCGAACTCAAGCTCGAGCGGGTCGAACTGGCATCGGTAGTTTATCAGGCCGTCGAAGCGTGCCGCCCGCTGGCCGAGTGTCACAATCATGAAGTGAACGTGACGCTACCGCCAGAGCCGATCCATCTGCACGCCGACCCGGTGCGGCTGGCACAGGTTTTCGGCAACCTCCTCAACAACGGCTGCAAGTACACGCAACCGGGCGGCCGCATCTGGCTGAGCGCCGAATTGGCGAGATCCCCTGAGGTCGTAGTGAAAATCAAGGATACCGGCATGGGCATCCCGACCGATAAACTTGACAGCATCTTTGAGATGTTCACCCAGGTTGATCAGACGCTGGAGCGGTCGCAAGGTGGACTCGGCATTGGCTTGACGCTGGTGAAGCGCCTGGTCGAGATGCACGGCGGATCGGTCGAAGCGTTCAGTGAAGGGGAAGGCCGGGGCAGTGAGTTCGTGGTGCGTCTGCCGGCCCTGATCGACAAGTTGCAAAGGCAACAACCGTCCGAGCCGACCGGGAACGAGCGGACGGCGATGACAACCCGCCGCATTCTTGTCGTCGATGACAATCGGGACGGTGCGGCGTCGCTTGCCATGTTGTTGAAGCTGACCGGCAACGAGACATACACTGCCCATGACGGCCTTGAGGCGGTGGAAGCGGCAGAGAGGTTCCGTCCCGACGTGGTGCTGCTCGACATCGGGCTGCCCAAGTTGAATGGCCGTGACGCCGCTCGACACATTCGTGAACAACCGTGGGGGGAGAACATGGTGCTGGTGGCTCTGACCGGATGGGGGCGGGAGGAAGACCGACGCAAGTCGAAAGACGCCGGGTTTGATGCTCACATGGTCAAGCCGGTGGACTACGCCGCCCTCAACAAGCTACTTGTTTCTCTGCCCTCAGAGCAGGGAGGGCACCTAATCGGGTAA
- a CDS encoding cation:proton antiporter: MTISLFSTWCLIIGVLLILIGLSDTWRQRLPVSTSALYLVAGYLLGPQGFGFIQIGLPNDAGIVEMMTEIALLISLFAVGLRLRVGLSDRMWLAPVLMATLAMVLTIAVMVGVGIALGLTLGAALLLASILAPTDPVLASDVQVDNIKDRDQLRFSLTGEGGLNDGAAFPFLMLALGVLGLHELGPLGSRWWSVDVAWATLGGLALGWALGLAFSRAIVYLRHEREQAFGMESFLTLGLIALTYGLALSIATYGFLAVFAAGLAVRHIEHRHDINRSPGADKTIAARDKGVAAAATPALTSAYMAKAVLDFALDLEMLAELTVMLVVGALLTSQAFTGTSLVVALTLIFVARPIAIYLAPIGTLLTPTQRRLAAWFGIRGIGSVYYLAFAITHGPTMNEMRIITDAVLVTIVVSVLLHGSSATPIMELYRTRRASRGKRL; encoded by the coding sequence TTGACTATTTCTCTGTTCTCGACCTGGTGCCTGATCATCGGCGTGCTGCTGATCCTGATCGGCCTGTCGGACACCTGGCGCCAGCGACTGCCGGTCAGCACCTCGGCGCTCTATCTCGTCGCCGGCTACCTGCTCGGACCGCAGGGCTTCGGCTTCATCCAGATCGGTTTGCCGAACGATGCCGGCATCGTCGAGATGATGACCGAAATAGCGCTGCTGATATCGCTCTTCGCCGTCGGGCTGCGGCTGCGCGTTGGATTGTCCGATCGCATGTGGCTTGCACCGGTGCTGATGGCCACGCTCGCGATGGTGCTGACGATCGCCGTGATGGTCGGTGTCGGCATCGCGCTCGGCCTGACGCTCGGCGCGGCGCTGCTGCTCGCATCGATCCTTGCACCCACCGACCCGGTGCTCGCCTCCGACGTGCAGGTCGACAACATCAAGGACCGCGACCAGCTTCGTTTCAGCCTGACCGGCGAAGGCGGCCTGAACGATGGTGCCGCGTTCCCGTTCCTGATGCTCGCGCTCGGCGTGCTCGGCCTGCATGAACTCGGGCCCCTCGGCTCGCGCTGGTGGAGCGTCGATGTCGCATGGGCCACGCTCGGCGGCCTGGCGCTCGGGTGGGCCCTTGGCCTCGCGTTCAGCCGAGCGATCGTGTACCTGCGCCACGAACGAGAGCAGGCCTTCGGCATGGAGAGTTTTCTGACGCTCGGCCTGATCGCGCTGACCTACGGGCTCGCGTTATCGATCGCGACCTACGGGTTCCTCGCGGTGTTCGCGGCCGGGCTCGCGGTGCGGCACATCGAGCACCGGCACGACATCAACCGCAGCCCCGGCGCCGACAAGACGATCGCGGCGCGCGACAAGGGCGTTGCAGCAGCAGCGACGCCGGCACTGACCTCCGCCTACATGGCCAAGGCGGTGCTCGACTTCGCGCTCGATCTGGAAATGCTCGCCGAGTTGACGGTGATGCTCGTGGTCGGTGCGCTGTTGACGAGCCAGGCCTTTACCGGCACGAGCCTCGTCGTCGCGCTCACGTTGATCTTCGTGGCGCGTCCGATTGCCATCTATCTCGCGCCGATCGGCACGCTGTTGACGCCGACGCAACGCAGGCTCGCGGCGTGGTTCGGCATCCGCGGCATCGGATCGGTGTACTACCTCGCGTTCGCGATCACGCACGGCCCGACGATGAACGAAATGCGCATCATCACCGACGCGGTGCTGGTGACGATCGTCGTGTCCGTGCTACTGCACGGCTCCTCGGCGACTCCGATCATGGAGCTGTATCGCACCAGGCGTGCGAGCCGAGGCAAACGCCTCTAA